From Heptranchias perlo isolate sHepPer1 chromosome 8, sHepPer1.hap1, whole genome shotgun sequence, a single genomic window includes:
- the LOC137324325 gene encoding myosin-2 heavy chain-like — MGGLTELTMASQDKELLVSINCALLKYTKAEEVKRDTMLMMQPYANWEEFLMPAPTSIAILGELIIISSTSDFPVNKHTPDRQYQHIKYPESFRACLMQVSNQGWKAFNLAHKNMDQIRLHSQSVPVHMKNTVKTLMEGNQQAIEKLLPLQLGSIKTAAEECLGLAQEVEKDFTSITDLIHELLEACTSAKGGYEGESKEVQLSLEEAKLRKITAEKEKRNVEDYFTRMTKEVEEAHDAYKNTVESAPSEWGVMGMFAMENSINLVSNLVTGFMSMVTADPVSVSTAVVETVANIGNVIAEKVKNKNQLNPSPQEAELDPVAASNVLSKSSNLLIATVKLQDLLSEDAKISLNKLLDRTTGRVNSEVSRHMFQTIKTEINLEEDCNPKQAALTLCRKGIAICEKLEEIGQSEDPSEEQMENVALRIGELYGKVVKFSAGCRFSSSSPVLSPSAPHLSKAAEVQDPEDKSMVQTIVTQARLKIENAKAHLDSTRAEYERSFQELKQSNKELDEILIMMRRCQVTEMDFNATLKMLAQGLDALGRVREQWTKMICFFEMVSNLIHVCLTKSLKQFTEHSEATQGITGYSQQKFIRDLIYTQAFQATNISNLIHMISNTYSEISSKYLMSRVTSLGRLITLDPADAEFHTERQQLRQGCDDARKMIMERVLSGKEEFESQVQQRIEAIDSGLKAVLPPPTEREVEAIESSLKQGPQSIFKEMSEEGDDQWA, encoded by the exons ATGGG GGGACTAACAGAACTTACCATGGCGAGCCAAGATAAGGAGCTTTTAGTGAGCATCAACTGTGCTTTATTGAAGTACACCAAGGCTGAGGAAGTGAAGAGGGACACGATGCTTATGATGCAACCCTACGCCAACTGGGAGGAGTTTCTGATGCCTGCGCCTACCTCGATAGCCATCCTAGGTGAACTAATCATCATCTCTTCAACCAGTGACTTCCCTGTAAACAAGCACACCCCGGACAGACAGTATCAGCACATCAAGTATCCCGAATCCTTCCGGGCTTGCCTGATGCAGGTCAGTAACCAGGGCTGGAAGGCCTTCAACTTGGCCCACAAGAACATGGACCAGATCCGGCTTCACTCCCAGAGTGTCCCCGTTCACATGAAGAATACGGTGAAGACCTTGATGGAGGGTAACCAGCAGGCCATAGAGAAGCTCCTCCCTCTTCAGCTGGGCAGCATCAAGACAGCTGCTGAAGAGTGTCTGGGACTAgcccaggaggtggagaaggacttcACCTCCATCACCGACTTAATCCATGAGCTGCTGGAGGCCTGCACCAGCGCCAAGGGTGGGTACGAGGGTGAGTCAAAGGAGGTTCAGCTGTCCCTGGAGGAGGCCAAGCTCCGAAAGATCACTGCGGAGAAGGAGAAGAGGAACGTGGAAGACTATTTCACCAGGATGACCAAAGAGGTGGAGGAAGCCCATGACGCCTACAAGAACACAGTGGAGTCTGCACCCAGCGAGTGGGGAGTCATGGGCATGTTCGCAATGGAGAACTCAATCAATTTGGTCAGCAACCTTGTGACGGGCTTCATGTCGATGGTCACGGCTGACCCAGTGAGTGTCTCTACCGCCGTGGTGGAGACTGTGGCCAACATTGGCAATGTCATCGCAGAAAAGGTGAAGAATAAGAACCAACTAAACCCTTCACCACAGGAAGCTGAGCTGGACCCAGTGGCTGCCAGCAATGTCCTATCAAAGTCCAGTAACCTGCTGATAGCCACAGTAAAGCTGCAGGACCTGCTCTCTGAAGACGCAAAGATCAGTCTGAATAAATTGCTGGACCGCACGACCGGCCGTGTGAACTCTGAGGTCTCCAGGCACATGTTCCAGACGATTAAAACGGAGATCAACCTGGAGGAGGACTGCAACCCGAAACAAGCGGCTCTCACCCTGTGTAGGAAGGGGATCGCCATCTGCGAGAAGCTGGAGGAGATCGGCCAGAGTGAAGACCCCAGTGAAGAGCAGATGGAGAATGTGGCCTTGAGGATCGGCGAGCTCTACGGGAAAGTGGTGAAGTTCAGTGCGGGCTGTAGGTTCTCCAGCAGCTCACCAGTGCTCTCCCCGTCGGCCCCACACTTGTCCAAGGCAGCTGAGGTCCAGGACCCTGAGGACAAGAGCATGGTGCAAACCATAGTGACACAGGCCAGGTTGAAGATTGAGAACGCCAAAGCGCACTTGGATAGCACCCGGGCAGAGTATGAGAGAAGCTTCCAAGAGCTGAAGCAAAGTAACAAGGAGCTGGATGAGATCCTGATCATGATGAGGAGATGCCAGGTGACGGAGATGGACTTCAATGCCACGCTGAAGATGTTGGCCCAGGGCCTGGATGCACTGGGTCGGGTGAGAGAACAGTGGACCAAGATGATCTGCTTCTTTGAGATGGTTTCCAACTTGATCCATGTTTGCCTCACTAAGTCCCTGAAACAGTTCACTGAACACAGTGAAGCAACTCAAGGAATAACGGGCTACAGCCAGCAAAAGTTCATCAGAGACTTGATTTACACCCAAGCCTTTCAGGCAACTAACATCTCCAACCTGATCCACATGATCTCCAACACCTACTCGGAAATTTCCAGCAAGTACCTGATGTCTCGAGTGACCAGCCTGGGACGGCTCATTACCCTGGACCCTGCCGATGCCGAGTTCCACACCGAGCGCCAACAGCTACGACAAGGCTGCGACGATGCCCGGAAAATGATCATGGAACGAGTGTTGAGCGGCAAGGAAGAGTTTGAGAGTCAGGTACAGCAACGGATTGAAGCCATCGACTCCGGTTTGAAGGCGGTTCTGCCTCCTCCCACTGAACGTGAAGTGGAGGCCATTGAGAGCTCATTGAAGCAGGGCCCACAATCGATTTTCAAGGAGATGTCTGAGGAGGGGGATGACCAGTGGGCCTGA